The DNA region AAAAGGTTTCATGATtattggatgtgtttctgatATAATGTGCATTTTCTCTTCTTGATGCTCAAGTGTGACCACCATTGTGTGCCTTTGCCCTAGCTTGATTGATTGATGGTCTTGCCTTATGATTTggacttggtcctttttaggacatgttctcacttgtttaaatgagctttatgttgaatattggttgctgttttgattttttgcttcacctttgaccctaggcttttccctaggggtttgaactcacaatttgagttttgtatttcaggatcaagcattcatctacatggttgatgttgcctcatcatttgagctttgctatttgctttgtttactaacctttggttattttgtaggtcctttggtagtgaatcacttgagtgtttgccttcTATGGCTTACTTGTTGTGCATATTGGGattgtctgactgttgttgattgtttggttgtctgaataccatattgacttgtttgattttcttacaggtactttagttgctttaactcattgcttgagttgctttgctttgcctgtggttggcataccacctaggtaacctctctgacttcatgtagtctggaagacctgctatctttggcaggcacccgtctgaagccctccttaagaggcaatgtttgtggttgtttatgtttgtgccatgtacttcaaagacctcctaagtgaagaggcattggcagatagaagggatgtgcaatccatcccctgctattcagttgagtctttcatcttgctcgcactacgtgctgatgcattttgaataaacacccaagatccttgtatatagagtcagtcaagtggagtagggtcccatGTTCTTGACccccatgttttcattgatttgaagctcacccaggcccgggttaagagctatgaggtcttatcctcatcacctttcatctgctcaccctgacggtcaatgtcagtggttaagagcctcagacaccccttccagttggcttgtttgtcgaggttgatatgacccctcgactaaagcccatccttgtatgagccacttgttttcatatagcgtgtgatacctgttcacctgtgcTTGTGCTTGCTTacttgctgtttaggctagcttgcttcctgtgcgagttactgattagagacctcaacatatggatcgtttgcatgacaacttctaggctcgagtcgtagtctcccttttagttgttatctccctagtctctggttaggatagtttttccatgttaaggggaactacgtcgccctgatcctcataccagatgaggtacgtaggccggagattgagctgatctctccgggcgccctttttgttttgttgtgtgtgttttgttcgccctttttctttttcaaccctctggtgttgtgtgtgttaggagatggatgtaagaccagcgattggcattccgtatcctatttgCGTGTGTTTattcggagtctgatgtaagcccatctattggcattcggtttcccgtttgtttgttgtctgtttggagttggatgtaagaccagcgattggcattctgtttccagttgtatgtttcgtttgacgtctcagcatCCCTATTTCAGTGTTTTATTTCAgcgtgcgttagctgagctacgagtgctctgattcttctttggttagaggagatacgtatgcataggatgcgatgtcctagcgagcacgtttcccatgtccccgaactacgttaactctgatgtttgtttctgacaaactgcgtaggcccaggatgcgacatcctgccgagtccccttctTCCGTCTccttccatctgtgttttattccagcTTTGTGCATGTTTTTGAGCAGTTTGTTAGCAACCTTATTATATTCTTCcaagcgtggatcccgtcgagtacgatggacgtgagggggtgataataccttccctttgcataaccgactcccgtacctatcaatctctggtcgtaagaccatttcctttccaggtttacttcgagcgtttcctttccctcctttgggataaataatgcacggtggcggctctgtgtcttttcccgccggttgtttttcgcgtatgcgacagcaggaaaaatcaagtcattaacttgaacaagcACATCTTCCACTAATCCAATAGGGCGAGTATTACTTCTGTTCGCTAGTTGAATGATTAAACATGTATGCTATAAAGGACCAAGATCAAGGTTATTATaaacagaagtaggcataacattaattCCTGCTCCCAAATCAAGCATACAATTGTCGAATTTATTATCCCCAATGGTACATGGAATAACAAAAGTTCCCGGATCCTTCTGCTTTTGTGGCAAGAGCTGAGTGATGGCTGAAACATTTTTCTCGCCTGTAAATTTTTCAGATGAAGGCTTGGGCTGAATAAAAGCAGAAATGTTTCTTCCCAAGTTAACTCTCTCACTTCCTTTAATCCTCCTCTTATTTGTACACAAATCCTTTAAAAAATTTGCATACTTAGGAACCTGTTTAATTACATCAAGAAGCGGAATATTTACCGCAACTTTTCTAAAAACATCCAATATCTCTCTTTCCttgtctccctcctcaattcttttatttttcagtattctatgtgggaaggggactggtggcacatactcattttctttaattttttcagatGAAACAGGTTCAAATGGAataggttcaggttcagatgttacctcaataattttttttattttttttagggGTTGTTTCTGTAACCTTTCTAGATCTCAACAAAAtcgcactcacattagcattagaatcctttggattgacaactgttcgggctggaagctggttcgacccttgggcttgcatgttatttatttgagtagcaagttatcccatttgcgtgttcaaggtctgaatgctagaatcggtcctttgttggaattggagattgttggcgaccatttgtttgacaatatcttctaAGGATGGTCCGGAAGGTGCAGGGGAAGCCGCTTGAGGTGGATTCTGTTGtgggtttccatatcgaaggttgggatggttcctccaattgggatgaTATTTGTTGGTGGACAGGTTAGGAGTATTATGGTACCTATTTTGATTGTAAAGGTTGCCTGCATAAGCTTGAGGCAGCTCAGTAATGGACTCGTCTCTCAGAATAGGACAAGTATCGGTCGGGTGCtcatgagaagtacaaataccacacacTGTTGTTGTTTGAGGTTTTGCTACTGCCAGCTGTTTGACTAAGGCAGTGAGCTCGTCAATTTTGGTCTCtaaagctttgttggaagaaaccTGAATTTGATTCACGCCTTTGCTTTGCACAGAATTGTCTCTAGTAGTGAACTGTTGGGAATTAAGGGACATATTTTCGATAAGGGCTTTGACAGCAGCTGGAGTCTTATtaacaagtgctccaccactagcagcatcaagaatgttcctATCCATCGGTATTAAACCCTCATAAAAGTACTGGATGAGTAGTTGCTCGGTGATCTGGTATTGAGGGCAGCTGGATACCAAgtgtttgaatctctcccaatactcagCCAATGACTCATTTCCCTGTTTAATACCACATATATCTTTTCGGATTGATGCAGCTCTGGAGGCAGGAAAATATCTCTCTAAGAACACTTTTTTCAGGGCATTCCAGCTTGCAATTGAATTTGGCTCGAGATAATATAACCAATCCTTGGCAGCACCCTGTAGTGAAAACGGGAAGGCTCTCAGCTTGATGTGATCTTCGGTGATTCCTTCAGGTCTCAATGGTGTAGAGCAAACAACCTGAAATTCCTTAAGATGCTTATGCGGATCCccacctgcaagaccactaaaccttgaCAACAAGTGCattaaaccagatttcaactCAAAAGGAATAGTAGCATCAGCATATTCAATACATAAACCATTGTAATTCATATCAGGAGCCgcaagttctctcagagttctttggtcacccatattaaactcaatagaaaagaaaaaaattaacaaacaatgagaaaacacaactaattcAGCAATGTAGCAACAATATTCAAAATGCCGACAATATCCCTATgaagtaaaaataattgaaatacgaaaaaaaatgattaaaataaaataaaatatacaaaaacacgaaaattaatctaataactttaattaagaattttgagaattttttcgaATTTTTCTGAAACTAcaaaaacagaaaataaatcataaaaaatagaaaaatacGGAATTTCGATTTTTTAGGGCGGCTTCCACTATTTAGTTCCTAAATAGAGGATTTCGATCCTTAGttttttcctaatgaatcgacaaagaatcggaataatctgaggcaatttgtttaaaaacagatttttttatcctaaaccgcaaaaagaccaatacgcaagaaagttagggcaaaaaaaatactaaaatacctatgactataataatagttaaactataataatggttaaaatctacaagaatccccggcaacggcgccaatttaatccgttgtcgcacacgggtcaaaaacgaaTAATAATATATAGTAAACAGAAAGCGACACCTCaagtatcgtatcgcaaggactcttgACAAATTAACCAAGTATGAAAACAAAATATGGGGGTTTCGATTTGAAttagaataagtgattatgaaataattcaatctactgattcagttcctactatcatcgattaatataattttaatatcCTAAGCGGATTGActattcctatttggatacaaactAAATGATAAGTgcggtgaagtttgtgagatgtatgatcctattgtccgaattaagcaaacgggataagttttcatggattaagcaGACATGATTGATCATACACAAAAAAGAATTAAGCAAACGTGATGTGCCTATGTTCggatcatacaatcaaccaaattgaatcaatatatttcatgcaatcgaattaagcatacaagaacacaaaatatcattgaaaggaattaaactaaaattaacattataataatctcaagttttggaacctgaattacAGCAAATCGAATCtgagggattagttctccatggaattcgtacaagctttcaaattttcgtgaatagtgatacctgtaagaccccaattttgaccctaagatccctcatggcatcataaaattgcatttttgcatcttgcctcaaggatcaaagcatcttggctccttacctttgggtgggatctaTTGTGAGTTGGTtggagatcaccaagcatgcttgaattgtatattattgcttttctcattttatttactaaccaaaaagcacaaaaatatgtcactaacatctcttgtttgtagcttgagcagtcacaaggtctaaagcttctaggagatcctatgtgcattgatatgaccaaaagaagatgaaagcaaacatggcaatggttcccaaagctctcatccatcaaatatgcctcccaagtatctcaattcatcattttgatcaaatcaaatcaaagggtttgaggcttgtttcccaaggaaaccctaattcatttgttcatcaactatgccttgctcatgaagcaatctcaacccatggtcaaatacaatcaagggaagttctttcattcatcatttcatgcatatttgaacttaatttagtgtcctcaatcatcaattcatcaaaatatgaggtgtggacttcagaagttgatcagtcaattcatctgactattttgaaatacactgagacctaactttttatgtgtttctcaaatggagattaccccaagagaaaaaatgttcttaaagaccatattaacaactttcatgttcatcaaaaatttatttggagcttggaaggtcatcatccattccaagacattataggtcattttgactgaaaccctaattttgggtcaacttccctagaacataactcattcatttttcatgatttttaggtgggataaaatgaattggaaagcttaatatgtctaattcaaattttatgttgagaaaaatttcaaaatctcaaaataaatacatgtgataatgcaaaacattataggtcactttggaccaaatgcattgaaatgtgaaaaagtccaacttcaagtgcccataacttctttataaaaaatccaaatgatgcataGTTTAGGTCCAAATTTAGTaccttgaaaagatatacaactttcatgttgaagaatttgtcatttggagcttgcatcattgagacagaagggcttgaactttggtcaattttgaaaatctctcatatgcatgttttgcaccctacacttcatgtccagatttcatcaatttccaaggcccaaatggagttttgatcaacataacaattgatccttataaaataagctttccaaccattactcaaAAGGTGgtgtttccatttttggcatggcattttcgaaggcttgaacctaatagtgaatttttttaaaatcattcAAATTGCCTTACATGAGCTACTACTACtaaatctgcacgtccattttgctTGCACCATGCATCAACTTTCAattccagttggaattgggccctccatgcgcctgtacaggcccatgcatggaggccctttccattcatgcaagcattgtgatcatgcattcagcattgcattgcctataaataccATGCCTATGCTCTTCATTTCTTCAACCTAATGGAGCCCAAATTGCTGCTCAACTGAAATCCcagccatcactaaaggaactaatccatctttcttcaaatttttcagatctgagttttgatttcattgatcaattttcagatcttaaagttcctaaaccttcatctCCTTGATCTATAGTGTCAACTGTAAGAAATAGCATCCAAGGATTGCgactcaaagccttgcaaatCAAAGGTTCATACCAATTGTTGTCTTCTTTGAATCTACTTGTATAGTGCTTAATTTTCATTGTTGTTGggtgatctgaagtcctctgcatagaggcaacattgttgtgcttttaatttttgaaaatcatgaagttcatatgaacaccacagatcttccacttctgatttctctcaatatagagatctagaatggatttgagtggtacaggggtgatgtacatcaccccaactctcgattgatgcctggatcaTGCTTTTTGGTTACCATTTACATTTCTGCAATTTTTGATGTGGCCGGAgcttggccggagaagacggtggcgctggccaccatCTGGTCTCCAGATTTCATCAGAACCGTCCATTCCTGTTTCCAGATGCAATCACACGCGTCCAATGTTATGACCTATTTAATGGCATGGTGTATCACGTTTGACCAGCGTGTATGGTGAACACGCGCTTCTTAGCCGTGTGATaatccacgtcaattaatgaatcatCATCAGATAGCTCACGCTTTTTCcaatttttattttctgatttttattttcattttattattttaattccctttcattttaaaaattcatatctctctcattattggtccaaaaaatatgggaccaatttcattcttctccttttaatttctactttctaaaaatgatttttaatattttttattttatcatttgatattttttagtaattttctcttttctggttatttttaattcatttaaaatagtttttgatatccaaaaaatacaaaaatatttttctaacctctttgaataatgatagatctatgaaaaatattctcatcaatttattaattgatttgagatttatttgagattttaattcaattaggttatttttatgcatttttaattgatttaaaatagtttctgacttctaaaaatgctgaaattttttgtcaaactttgtttgaccttgttgaacttaggataatttacttggacttttcaaagttgatttgaagtaagtttgaagtttgacatttctttatgactttaattcaagttttattttaatattaaaaaatgccaaaaatatttcatttgtttcttGACCTCTAATTTTCATTTTTACTTCTGTTTGCTATTGTTTGACCTTaatcttctctatctttggtcaatgcttgttgattatctcattccatttctaTTAATGCgctttaattcttcatcttcttcttcttcttcttttctttttttgatcaatgagttaaagattggtggttagcattgatacatggaggtttaatcttccttgattcaaatctaattcatcttgattttggatcaagtgaatggctttgcattaaggataggttgcttcctaaatcatgcaaagaacctaaatctcattttctttttggcatggcaagttgttggagtttgattcactaatcaagacctctaacttgtgttgttgcctacattattattgaccggcctcagatagttgtgacttctacataagtccaattacgattgcttaacatagcgctaaattgccttatggcacactaactctaacactaaccattaaccattaacatttaattctagcactttacatttatgcaatttactattcttgtacatattattcatttgcttttccctttgctcatttgagcacatgtttatgttaatgcaatttgccttttgctcacttgagcacataattgtgtatatactattgtgtttgtgttaTTGTTTTAATTATTGTGAACCAATTGcaaatggacaaatggacttagatgttaggacttcccctatgcaaaattggagtcaaagagcaactaggcattgagcctttagaatgctataaaagtcaaagagcaactaggcattgagcctttagaatgttataaatgttgaagagaactttgaaGAGACTActttctaaactccttcttgttcattcttggtttatttgatagaactttttaatgtgtgtgtcCTTGTGCTAGGGACTCCAACATTAAACCGAAGTaaggaaccattgccatgagcttctaaagagagagatctaagagccattgggAAATCTTCTAAGaacttgtttgattgattgataacttgagtttatgctttatgtgattgcttattccaaaggatgggagctacttgggTCATCAATATGATCccaagagaggaactccatttgtggtcttatttcttctccctcgtctcttgtatgattaggaccttagtcattcttcttcttctctccactctaacccaagccaaaaccttttgtgcaaacatttaacacttgttttcaaacattagaaacctaagcattatgcttttgattttcaaactttcttttcataacacttatgttgaattgaatttttaagtcaactttgaccatattttgtaaatacttttcattggtaaatataacccattcaaatgtttttgtggtttcaatggccacctcttattaaaacttttcataaccattagctattaggtttgagttctccttgaggtagatataatactcacatatatccttagtgatggacaatgagtcttccatgcttattatagggttaacccctcactagcatgttgaagctatcctcacattgtggatttgtggttttaggttgagttttctcccttggataacaaaagaccttaaggcttttggaccaattaatcCACCAACTTGTTTAGAgatttttttaccccgaactacgaggttttgatcctaatcttttttttaagatggtatgtaggcaatgagtttatccatccaaacacaaaaatgtaaataacttgtatattctcttctcatctcttcaatcatgtttgcacaaacaaattttcacaaaatatcaaccttacaacaagtgtgaaaagggctccctaggagtacctaggatgttttgggtgcttaacacctttccattgcataaccaacccccttaccccgatctctgacatttttactagtttttgattcgataaaacttttaggtttttgttcgctttctaaccattcctttggataaattgaagtgcggtggcgactcgacttgtatggtttatcttggatttagtcaatatctctaatggtaacgaataccccgttacAATACTGTGTACTGTTTTCGGCTGCttaggttataggaaaagtagaataaacctaatttggtcaaaacataacccaGGCCCAAACTAAAcaacccaacacaaaatataaatctagtgctgaaggcttcaaaggatttttcaaccatgctacattccgaattagcttctgacttcttcatgaaattcgtagctctttctcttagctttcaAACGATTGGTAGCACACCTTGATCTgatactcctagctccagttatgaatttattcgtacagactgctaatgctgaaaataaactgcgaaaaacaaataagtgtaaaaataagataaattataaaaacacattaaaagggaaaaataaccgaactaaaacatggaaatgtataagtataaatatagaagaatgtacatcaaaatgcactgatcagaagtcacacaagatacccagatgaattagggcacaagcttcaaactcttgatgaattcttgatcaaaataataaatgaagatcatgggggtccatatatgatgtttagaaccattgtgaaccatctcttgattagtctcctcgtattaagggtctcaaaccctagatatgagcttgatgaggcattggtggatgtaCATATTATCTACAAAAGCAACAAACCATACATTGAcatacttttggtattttggttagtaaataatgaaaaacaaagtatgatacaatcaaaatgtgcttggtgatctctcccaatgcaaacccaatgaatgaggggtaaggagaatgccaaggtgttatcccaatgctaatgcatatgatgagatagcatgagggatcttagggtcaaaattggggtcttacacctactACCCCTAACCACAAAACCACCTTTACAAAAAATTCCTCACCCATCATCCCAAGCCTACTTCTGGGCATaaattctcaaaattcttcaCTTTAAATTTTCTCAAAAAGCTCCATTCATCAATGGCACCAAAGAGAGCCGACAAGGGAAAACAAGTGGCAGAGTCATCAAGACCTCGCAAAAGGGGAAGatcttgttcattaaatcctaACAACTTTGTCTTTGAAGATGACTCGCAAGCCAAACGGTACTCGACGCTCGTCAAGTGGAGGATCACTCCATCGAGGTATGTTTGTGAAAACACCCCTACTACTCTTGGTTTAAATGCAAAAATAGATAAGATGTTACATTCAATTGGTTTACTAGACTTAATGCAAAAGGAAACGCCTACCTTTGAGCGTATTACTCTTGAGTTTATTAGCACCTTAGATTTTAAGTGGAAAAATAAGTATATTGATGGAACAAGGCACTACTATGGTACTCCCAAATTCTGATTGTTTAATCAAAATCATGAGCTAAGTGTAGAAGAATTAGGGCATATCCTCAAATTTCCCATATAAGGTTCGGGTGATGTCCCGAAGGAGTTTGATGCCACGAGTTTTTGATGTTTTATTTCGGTGATCCCTAATATACCACCACAGGGTCTAAGGCCTCCCTTATTAAAAGCCCATGCTTCCGGTATGCGCAAAAGGCGCTTACCTACACCTTGTTCGAACAAGGTGATAATATCAAAGTGGCTACCCAAAGGGAGCTATTTTTCTTGCATTGCATGGCCAGTAATGGAATTTTTAATGCCTCTTCCTTTGCGGAAAATTATTTGGGCAAGGTTTCTTGAGCGGCTACtagagaaatttcgatatgggCATGATTACCCAAATCGCTGAGTTCCTTAGTTTTTGGTTCAATTTGGCCGAGCTCCATGTTGTTGAAGGAAAGGGTAAGATTGATATGGAAACCCTTGTTCATCAAGGGATGATTTTATGGACGAAAACACATATGCGGTGATGGTCTGAAACAAGTTTGTTCTTGAATTTCCAAATCCAAGAAAGTTAAGTATTGATGTTATGAATAATTAACTTTATCAAACGGGTGTCCTCTCTTCGGATAGCGCGTCTGAGAATGAGGGTAAACTTGATAGTTCTAACCATCTTGTAGGTACCGCCATGAAGGAGGATGTTGTTCCTCCACCCACACGTCTCACCCAATATGAAGCGTGTGCTTCGAATGCATACCATAATAGGTGGGAGTGGATCCAATTAGAGATCCATGAGATAAGGACGAAACACAATAGGCAAGGAGTGGTCTTGGATGACATCCAAGCTATGATGCAACAACTCATGTTGCAGTTCCCACCTCCGGAGTGAGTTTCTTGTGAGTTCTACTCCCGATTTCTTGCATAtaaacattgaggacaatgttttGTTCAAGTTTATAGGGGTATCTATTTACTTTCTTGCatttttagtttatttttctTGAACTTTTGTGTTTTGTTTCTTCCTTGTTTTTAGTTATTTTCTAGTTTTTTAGTTTGTTTGATGCATTAAAATCACCTTTTCATAGTTTTTCCTAAAACTAAGACCGTGAATTTTTTTCTGACAAGCTTCGGTTGTGGGAAATATGAGAAAGTATATAGAGTTTTAGGGTAGAAAGGCTAGGACTAGGTACATTGGTAAAGTTCAAAAACATAGGTATTACTCTAACACCTTAGGTCCCCCAAAATAAGGACGCGAGTACAATGTGTAAATTTGTGCCATAGTACTTGGCTCTGAGAAGTATATCCCAATTAGTTTATATTGACAGTCAAACATGATTTAGACTTGCATGTATGTATGATTGGTTGAGAAACAAATAATTTGGGCACCAAAATGATAAAAAGGTAATAAAGATAATTAGACCTTCTAAGTTGAGTAACCTTCACCCGGTTATTTAGCCTAACATTGGTTGATCTCAAATATCATCCCAAAGTAAACACCAAAGTGCGCAAATTCatctaaaaataaaaaataaataaaaaggcGCCTAGAAAAAAATATTCTCGATTGATCTTGTGCATGTGATGACATCAAAAATTTCAAACGCTTTTATATGATTGTTCAAAAGAAAGGGGAAGAAAATCGAAAAAGAGATTTAAGCCTAGAGCATAGTTGGAAAGGTGtccgaaagggagacttaggtCTGTGGTTTTGCCCAGTTAGTGTTCTTGGGAATACCTTGGTTGAAGGATGACTGCCAAGAGAATTAGGCCTAGTTGATAAAAAAAAAGACTTTGTTTTCGTATGCTTTATCATGATGGGACTGCTTAATCCGAAAACTCATGAATGCAAGCTTTGTTGCTTGTGGACAATAAACGATATAAGTTTGGGGGAGTTTGATAAGTGGTATTTGCATCATTCTTTCTAGTAGTTTTCCTTTAGTATTTTACCGTATTTTGTTTGATTTCACTTCATTTGTCATGTTTTATGCTTTGGTTTATGTTTTCTTGTGAATTACAAGGTCTAATGAGCATCCAAGACAAAGAGGGATCAAAGGCAAGCAAAACAGAACAAAACAAAATTTGGTAAATTCTCCCCTACAAAAATAAGGGGGCTACTACGGCCACCTGTAGAAATTGCTACGAGTCGTAGCAGAATGATTCCCTAGCTCAACCATTTGCAACTTTCCAATAGAAGATCCAGGGGTctgctacggccacccgtagTAGCTGTTATTGGTCGTAGTAGGGAAGTGAAAGAAAAGTCGAAGATTTGTTTTGCTTTCATAAATAGAATGATTCACTACTAATTATGG from Lathyrus oleraceus cultivar Zhongwan6 chromosome 1, CAAS_Psat_ZW6_1.0, whole genome shotgun sequence includes:
- the LOC127100099 gene encoding uncharacterized protein LOC127100099, whose translation is MNYNGLCIEYADATIPFELKSGLMHLLSRFSGLAGGDPHKHLKEFQVVCSTPLRPEGITEDHIKLRAFPFSLQGAAKDWLYYLEPNSIASWNALKKVFLERYFPASRAASIRKDICGIKQGNESLAEYWERFKHLVSSCPQYQITEQLLIQYFYEGLIPMDRNILDAASGGALVNKTPAAVKALIENMSLNSQQFTTRDNSVQSKGVNQIQVSSNKALETKIDELTALVKQLAVAKPQTTTVCGICTSHEHPTDTCPILRDESITELPQAYAGNLYNQNRYHNTPNLSTNKYHPNWRNHPNLRYGNPQQNPPQAASPAPSGPSLEDIVKQMLDYYCEAVKPAAEGDAVVDDKVEEIVVDCVADDDIADVADADNYP